A window of the Lactuca sativa cultivar Salinas chromosome 5, Lsat_Salinas_v11, whole genome shotgun sequence genome harbors these coding sequences:
- the LOC111887956 gene encoding uncharacterized protein LOC111887956 — protein MASVLVNTVKEAIDDLGEKLQEVQPVNALEETIADVGEELQVQPINALKGAISDVEEKLQEIQPVNAIEETIADVGEELQVQPINALKGAISDVEEKLQEIQPVNAIEETIADVQEELHEVKPTHGLIDTISDVQDKLLEVQPVNDLIETVSNIQEELHGIQPLNELKETIADVQGGLDDMLVVATIIETIIPPLITVIKIVVPPILSLMKKITIMCAKWD, from the coding sequence ATGGCTAGCGTTCTAGTTAACACGGTCAAAGAGGCAATAGATGATTTAGGAGAAAAATTGCAAGAAGTACAACCCGTCAATGCACTCGAAGAGACTATAGCTGATGTAGGAGAAGAATTACAAGTACAACCTATAAATGCACTTAAAGGGGCTATAAGTGATGTAGAAGAAAAATTACAAGAAATACAACCTGTCAATGCAATCGAAGAGACTATAGCTGATGTAGGAGAAGAATTACAAGTACAACCTATAAATGCACTTAAAGGAGCTATAAGTGATGTAGAAGAAAAATTACAAGAAATACAACCTGTCAATGCAATCGAAGAGACTATAGCTGATGTACAAGAAGAATTGCATGAAGTAAAACCTACCCATGGCCTCATAGATACCATATCTGATGTACAAGACAAATTGCTTGAAGTACAACCTGTCAATGATCTCATAGAAACGGTGTCTAATATACAAGAAGAATTGCATGGTATACAACCTCTAAATGAACTCAAAGAGACTATAGCTGATGTACAAGGAGGACTGGATGACATGCTAGTTGTTGCAACAATCATAGAGACTATAATACCTCCTTTGATTACAGTCATAAAGATTGTAGTACCTCCTATCCTTTCCCTCATGAAAAAAATCACCATTATGTGTGCTAAATGGGACTGA
- the LOC111887963 gene encoding uncharacterized protein LOC111887963, with product MADSILCPVCSTTVETVEHIFANCSELIVLWTHIAIWWGVRCPSQLTVDSLFNWADSSVILTTFWCIWNFRNVVIFRANTPKKSLIFDDVVHKSYVWISSRCSKAKISWSSWLHNPVNATKIM from the coding sequence ATGGCGGATTCCATTCTTTGTCCTGTTTGCTCGACTACAGTGGAGACTGTGGAACATATTTTTGCTAATTGCTCAGAGTTGATTGTTCTTTGGACTCATATTGCGATCTGGTGGGGTGTTAGATGTCCTTCTCAGTTGACTGTGGATTCGCTTTTCAATTGGGCTGATTCTAGTGTCATTTTGACTACTTTTTGGTGCATATGGAATTTCAGGAACGTTGTGATTTTCAGAGCGAATACGCCTAAGAAATCTTTGATTTTCGATGATGTTGTTCATAAATCTTATGTTTGGATTTCTAGTAGGTGTAGTAAAGCCAAGATTAGTTGGTCTTCTTGGCTTCATAATCCTGTTAATGCTACTAAGATTATGTAA